From a region of the Aulosira sp. FACHB-615 genome:
- a CDS encoding sodium-dependent bicarbonate transport family permease, translating into MDFVSLFVTDFIAQLQSPTLAFLIGGMIIAALGSELVIPESICTIIVFMLLTKIGLTGGIAIRNSNLTEMVLPMIFAVITGITIVFISRYTLAKLPKVKVVDAIATGGLFGAVSGSTMAAGLTVLEEQKMAYEAWAGALYPFMDIPALVTAIVVANIYLNKKKRKEAAYSLEQPVVAGDYPDQKDYPSSRQEYLSQQQDAGDNKVKIWPIIEESLRGPALSAMLLGLALGLFTQPESVYKSFYDPAFRGLLSILMLVMGMEAWSRIGELRKVAQWYVVYSVVAPFVHGLIAFGLGMIAHQVAGFSMGGVVILAVIASSSSDISGPPTLRAGIPSANPSAYIGASTAVGTPVAIGLCIPFFLGLAQAIGG; encoded by the coding sequence GTGGATTTTGTGTCGTTGTTCGTGACGGACTTCATTGCCCAATTGCAGTCCCCAACACTCGCCTTTTTGATTGGTGGCATGATCATCGCTGCCCTCGGTAGCGAATTGGTCATTCCTGAGTCGATTTGTACGATCATCGTCTTCATGCTGCTCACCAAAATCGGTCTAACTGGTGGAATTGCGATCCGTAATTCTAACCTGACGGAGATGGTGTTACCCATGATCTTTGCTGTAATAACAGGGATTACGATTGTATTCATCTCGCGCTATACGTTAGCCAAGCTGCCAAAGGTCAAAGTCGTTGATGCGATCGCAACCGGGGGATTGTTTGGAGCCGTGAGTGGCTCTACAATGGCTGCCGGTCTGACAGTACTGGAAGAACAAAAGATGGCATACGAGGCATGGGCTGGCGCACTCTATCCCTTTATGGATATCCCCGCGCTGGTAACAGCAATTGTTGTGGCTAATATTTATCTCAACAAGAAGAAGCGTAAAGAAGCAGCCTACTCTCTTGAGCAGCCCGTTGTGGCTGGCGATTATCCCGATCAAAAAGATTATCCCAGCAGCCGGCAGGAGTATCTCAGCCAGCAGCAGGATGCTGGGGATAACAAAGTCAAGATATGGCCAATTATCGAGGAAAGCCTCCGGGGGCCTGCCCTATCGGCAATGTTGTTAGGTCTAGCTCTGGGACTGTTCACCCAACCGGAAAGTGTCTATAAAAGCTTCTACGATCCCGCCTTTCGTGGCTTGCTTTCAATCTTGATGCTGGTCATGGGGATGGAAGCTTGGTCAAGAATTGGCGAACTGCGTAAGGTAGCCCAGTGGTATGTTGTGTATAGTGTGGTGGCACCGTTTGTACATGGGTTAATTGCCTTCGGTCTCGGCATGATTGCCCACCAAGTCGCGGGATTCAGCATGGGCGGTGTTGTGATTCTAGCTGTCATCGCCTCCTCCAGTTCCGACATCTCAGGGCCGCCCACATTGCGAGCTGGTATCCCGTCAGCTAATCCATCTGCCTATATAGGCGCGTCCACAGCCGTCGGTACGCCAGTTGCGATCGGCTTGTGTATACCGTTCTTCCTCGGACTTGCCCAAGCGATCGGCGGCTAA
- a CDS encoding sigma-70 family RNA polymerase sigma factor has protein sequence MSQSIAVSWSTVDAKYSEASVQVDKLSNHDLILRCQAGLRPDRAAFAELLRRYQTQVDRVLYHLAPDWADRADLAQEVWIRVYRNINRLQEPAKFRGWLSRIATNLFYDELRKRKRVVSPLSLDAPRAVDDGEMDWEIAGDTPGPEEELTTREFYEQLREAIADLPEVFRTTIVLREIEGMAYEEIAEITGVSLGTVKSRIARARSRLQAQLQNYLDT, from the coding sequence ATGAGTCAATCGATTGCTGTATCCTGGTCAACGGTTGATGCGAAATATTCAGAAGCATCGGTGCAAGTTGACAAGCTCTCAAACCACGATTTAATTTTGCGCTGTCAAGCGGGATTGCGTCCAGATCGTGCTGCGTTTGCAGAACTCCTGCGTCGCTATCAAACCCAAGTAGATAGGGTTTTATACCACTTAGCGCCCGATTGGGCGGATAGAGCCGACTTGGCTCAAGAAGTGTGGATTCGAGTCTATCGGAATATTAACCGATTACAAGAACCTGCTAAGTTTCGCGGCTGGTTAAGCCGGATTGCTACTAACTTGTTTTACGATGAATTGCGTAAACGCAAGCGGGTTGTGAGTCCATTGTCCCTAGATGCTCCCCGTGCGGTAGATGATGGCGAAATGGATTGGGAAATTGCTGGTGATACTCCAGGGCCAGAAGAGGAGTTGACCACCAGAGAATTTTATGAGCAACTGCGAGAAGCGATCGCTGACTTACCAGAAGTTTTTCGGACTACAATCGTCTTAAGAGAAATTGAAGGCATGGCTTATGAAGAAATCGCCGAAATCACAGGGGTTTCTTTGGGTACGGTAAAATCAAGAATAGCTAGAGCCAGATCCAGACTGCAAGCGCAATTGCAAAATTATCTAGATACCTAA
- a CDS encoding gamma-glutamylcyclotransferase → MIDNRLISTEELRVFVYGTLKPGEANYQKYCAEKVINTKRAVVLGKLFALPMGYPGMTSGQNQVHGYLLSFADPQVLQSLDYLEDYQPHRPTSENLYNRQRVEVYTPQGEVLGWAWVYVMSLELVHQFNGTFLADGWWSGCGLALTEF, encoded by the coding sequence GTGATAGATAATAGATTAATATCTACTGAAGAATTACGGGTTTTTGTTTACGGTACACTAAAACCCGGTGAAGCTAATTATCAAAAATATTGTGCAGAAAAGGTAATAAATACCAAAAGGGCAGTCGTATTAGGCAAGCTATTTGCTTTGCCTATGGGCTACCCAGGGATGACATCGGGACAAAATCAAGTCCACGGCTATTTGCTTTCTTTCGCTGACCCACAGGTTTTACAATCGCTAGATTACCTGGAAGATTACCAACCCCATCGACCCACCTCAGAAAATCTTTACAATCGCCAAAGAGTTGAAGTGTACACACCCCAAGGCGAAGTTCTGGGTTGGGCTTGGGTTTATGTAATGAGTTTAGAACTTGTTCACCAGTTCAACGGCACTTTTTTGGCTGATGGCTGGTGGAGTGGTTGTGGTTTAGCACTCACTGAATTTTAG
- the folB gene encoding dihydroneopterin aldolase: protein MDCIHLTGIRCYGYTGYLPEEQVLGQWFEVDIKLWLDLAQAAETDAIADTLDYRSVISTIQSLVKTSKFALLEKLAGTIADSILQQSDRVTQVQVFVTKPAAPIPDFGGKIRIELTRGNR, encoded by the coding sequence ATGGACTGTATTCATTTAACGGGAATTCGCTGCTATGGCTACACTGGATATTTGCCAGAAGAGCAAGTTTTAGGACAATGGTTTGAGGTGGATATTAAATTGTGGTTGGATCTTGCCCAAGCTGCTGAAACGGATGCGATCGCAGATACTCTTGATTATCGCAGTGTAATTAGCACTATTCAAAGCTTAGTTAAAACATCTAAATTTGCTTTACTAGAAAAGTTAGCAGGTACAATCGCTGACTCTATCTTGCAACAGAGCGATCGCGTCACACAAGTCCAAGTCTTTGTTACTAAACCCGCCGCGCCTATTCCTGATTTTGGCGGCAAAATTAGAATTGAACTGACTAGAGGTAACAGGTGA
- a CDS encoding cation:proton antiporter — protein sequence MILSNILPPFSGGMTALLAPIPFLATVVAEDSPIILSGVLLTLVVIYLASKFGAEVARRLDFPPVLGELVAGVIVGVSALHLVIFPEGGLSASDSVVMTALQKLNQLAPDALTRIFESQSEVISVLAEIGVIILLFEIGLESDLRQLKEVGIQATVVACVGVAAPFAAGTAGLMLLFHVAAIPAIFAGAALTATSIGITSKVLSELGQLKSKEGQIIVGAAVIDDVLGIIVLAVVASLAKTGEIDVANVIYLIVGATAFLIGSILLGGVFNKSFVAIVEQLKTRGNIVIPAFIFAFFMAFLGNAIHLEAILGAFAAGLVLDETDARNELDELIKPISDLLVPVFFVTVGARADLGVLNPAVPENRAGLLIAVFLVGVAIIGKLITGWAVFGQPGINRVAIGVGMIPRGEVGLVFAGIGSASGILDKPLEVSIIIMVILTTFLAPPFLRVAFGSSTNPIPESTTPVETASE from the coding sequence ATGATCTTGTCCAACATTCTGCCTCCTTTCAGTGGGGGGATGACCGCTCTCTTGGCTCCGATACCATTCCTGGCGACCGTTGTTGCTGAGGATTCACCGATTATTCTGTCTGGCGTATTGCTGACACTGGTGGTGATTTATCTGGCCAGCAAGTTCGGCGCAGAGGTCGCTAGACGCTTGGATTTTCCACCAGTTCTGGGGGAACTGGTCGCCGGTGTGATTGTTGGCGTTTCGGCATTGCACCTAGTGATCTTTCCTGAAGGGGGGCTGTCTGCCTCTGACTCGGTGGTTATGACGGCGCTGCAAAAATTGAATCAATTGGCACCGGATGCCCTGACCCGAATCTTTGAGTCGCAAAGTGAAGTGATTTCGGTTCTAGCTGAAATCGGCGTGATTATTCTGCTGTTTGAAATTGGACTGGAATCCGATCTGCGGCAACTGAAGGAAGTGGGAATTCAAGCCACAGTTGTCGCCTGTGTTGGGGTCGCGGCACCTTTTGCGGCAGGTACGGCAGGTTTAATGCTGCTCTTTCATGTCGCAGCCATTCCCGCGATTTTTGCAGGGGCCGCGTTAACGGCAACGAGTATCGGCATTACTTCTAAAGTGTTGTCAGAGTTGGGTCAACTCAAATCAAAAGAAGGGCAAATCATTGTTGGCGCGGCGGTGATTGATGATGTCCTCGGCATTATTGTCTTGGCTGTAGTCGCTAGTTTAGCCAAAACCGGTGAAATTGATGTTGCCAATGTCATTTACTTGATTGTCGGCGCTACGGCATTCTTGATTGGATCAATTTTGTTGGGGGGTGTCTTTAACAAAAGTTTTGTGGCGATCGTAGAGCAGCTCAAAACCCGTGGAAATATCGTCATTCCAGCATTTATCTTCGCTTTCTTTATGGCATTTTTAGGCAATGCCATTCACCTCGAAGCGATTTTGGGTGCTTTTGCAGCAGGTTTGGTACTTGATGAAACCGATGCCCGGAATGAGTTAGATGAATTAATCAAACCGATCTCTGATTTGCTGGTACCCGTCTTCTTTGTGACAGTGGGAGCGCGTGCCGACCTCGGTGTTTTGAACCCAGCAGTACCGGAGAATCGTGCAGGACTATTGATTGCTGTCTTTTTGGTAGGAGTGGCGATTATTGGCAAGCTGATCACAGGATGGGCAGTGTTTGGACAACCAGGCATCAATCGAGTAGCGATCGGGGTTGGGATGATTCCACGAGGTGAGGTGGGTCTAGTATTTGCCGGCATTGGTTCAGCTAGTGGCATTTTGGATAAGCCCCTGGAAGTGTCAATTATTATCATGGTAATTTTGACAACTTTTCTGGCTCCACCTTTTTTACGGGTTGCCTTTGGTTCATCCACGAATCCCATCCCAGAATCTACCACGCCTGTAGAAACAGCGAGTGAGTAA
- a CDS encoding L,D-transpeptidase has translation MIRNESITRVAMFLCFGAAILSLAVHWRVTTTQQQSDNSAPNRKFPGSIGETAFGASTTADESIPKQDSDRKSGIVIRNVARDTAIPNNRRFVGAESESKENRNTDTQPKSFFTQFSTQQKTASKLGGMKMQVVVDLSDRRTYVYQGDLVIASYPIAIGKKGWETPTGSFQVMNMQHDPIWRHPITGKVFPAGSDSPLGERWIGFWTDGRNEIGFHGTPDIHLLGTAISHGCLRMRNSDVRLLYDQVKVGTLVTVRD, from the coding sequence ATGATAAGAAATGAATCTATAACGCGTGTAGCAATGTTTCTCTGTTTTGGCGCAGCCATCTTGTCTTTAGCTGTCCATTGGCGAGTGACGACAACACAACAACAGTCGGATAATTCTGCCCCTAATCGGAAGTTTCCTGGGAGTATAGGAGAGACAGCCTTTGGCGCGTCTACAACTGCTGATGAATCTATTCCAAAACAGGATTCTGATCGTAAGTCAGGTATAGTCATCCGAAATGTAGCTAGGGATACGGCTATACCTAATAACAGAAGATTTGTTGGCGCTGAGTCAGAATCAAAAGAAAATCGAAATACTGATACGCAACCAAAATCATTTTTTACCCAGTTTTCCACTCAACAAAAAACGGCTAGTAAACTGGGGGGGATGAAAATGCAAGTGGTGGTTGATTTAAGCGATCGCCGCACTTATGTTTATCAAGGAGATTTGGTTATCGCTAGTTATCCAATTGCTATAGGGAAAAAAGGCTGGGAAACACCTACGGGTTCTTTTCAAGTCATGAATATGCAGCATGACCCGATTTGGCGACACCCCATTACTGGTAAAGTGTTTCCTGCTGGTAGTGACAGCCCTTTGGGGGAGCGTTGGATTGGCTTTTGGACAGATGGACGCAATGAAATTGGGTTTCATGGCACACCAGATATCCATTTGTTAGGAACTGCCATTTCTCACGGTTGCTTGAGAATGCGTAATTCTGATGTCCGTTTGTTATATGACCAAGTTAAAGTCGGCACATTGGTAACAGTGCGTGATTAA
- a CDS encoding P-II family nitrogen regulator has protein sequence MAKRANKLVIVTEKVLLKKVAKIIDECGATGYTVVDTGGKGSRNVRSTGKPNTADTDSNVKFEVLTETREMAEKIADKVAITFFTDYAGIIYICEAEVLYGRHFCGPEGC, from the coding sequence ATGGCCAAGCGTGCCAACAAGCTCGTCATCGTTACGGAAAAGGTTCTGCTGAAAAAGGTCGCCAAGATCATCGATGAATGCGGGGCGACCGGTTATACGGTTGTGGATACTGGCGGTAAAGGCAGTCGCAACGTGCGCTCTACAGGTAAACCCAACACTGCCGATACCGATTCAAATGTCAAGTTCGAGGTACTCACCGAAACCAGGGAGATGGCAGAGAAGATTGCGGATAAGGTCGCAATCACTTTTTTCACCGATTATGCGGGCATTATCTATATCTGTGAAGCAGAGGTACTGTACGGGAGACATTTCTGTGGGCCAGAGGGCTGTTAA
- the menD gene encoding 2-succinyl-5-enolpyruvyl-6-hydroxy-3-cyclohexene-1-carboxylic-acid synthase, translating into MLVAYKNVNQIWAFVLTETLKRLGLTCAVICPGSRSTPLTVAFAQQVPDIEAISILDERSAAFFALGVAKATGKPVALVCTSGTAGANFYPAVIEAKESRVPLLVLTTDRPPELRDCHSGQTIDQVKLYGSYPNWQTELALPSANTEMLAYLRQMVMYAWERMQISTPGVVHLNIPFRDPLAPVPDGTDFQFDPEEFFSAVTNNISTPHTTLPTPPAWQNCDRGVIIAGVAQPQNPENYCRAIAKLSQTLQWPVLAEGLSPLRNYADLNPYLISTYDLILRNQQLAKQLAPKMVIQVGDMPTSKELRTWLNTTQAQRWIIDPSDQNLDPLHGKTTHLRISVETLDIRGSDNQNSPSEYLQNWCIAEAKVRTAVDQTMTTMENLFEGKAAWLLSQTLPPVTPFFIANSMPVRDVEYFWRPNNLRVRTYFNRGANGIDGTLSTALGIAHRQQSSVMLTGDLALLHDTNGFLIRNKFVGHLTIILINNNGGGIFEMLPIAKFDPPFEEFFGTPQDINFAQLCATYSVQHELITSWEELQGKLNSLPTQGIRVLEVQTNRKADAKWRQENLGKFGRC; encoded by the coding sequence ATGCTGGTCGCCTATAAGAATGTTAATCAAATTTGGGCTTTTGTCTTAACGGAGACATTAAAGCGACTGGGTTTAACTTGTGCTGTAATTTGTCCTGGTTCTCGTTCTACACCTTTAACAGTTGCCTTTGCTCAACAAGTACCAGATATTGAAGCTATATCTATTCTCGATGAACGTTCTGCGGCTTTTTTTGCCTTGGGAGTAGCTAAAGCCACCGGAAAACCTGTAGCACTGGTTTGTACTTCGGGTACAGCAGGGGCAAACTTTTATCCAGCCGTCATAGAAGCTAAAGAAAGCCGCGTACCACTTTTAGTATTAACAACTGATAGACCACCAGAACTGCGAGATTGTCATTCTGGTCAAACCATCGACCAAGTGAAATTATATGGTAGTTATCCCAACTGGCAAACTGAGTTAGCCTTACCTTCGGCAAATACAGAAATGCTGGCTTATTTGCGGCAAATGGTAATGTATGCCTGGGAGAGAATGCAAATATCAACGCCAGGGGTAGTACATTTAAATATTCCCTTCCGTGACCCCCTTGCGCCAGTTCCCGATGGTACTGACTTTCAGTTTGACCCAGAAGAATTCTTCTCAGCCGTTACCAATAATATTTCTACTCCCCATACCACACTGCCTACTCCCCCAGCATGGCAAAATTGCGATCGCGGTGTAATTATTGCCGGAGTTGCCCAACCACAAAATCCTGAAAATTATTGTAGAGCGATCGCTAAACTTTCCCAAACGCTGCAATGGCCTGTTCTGGCTGAGGGACTCTCACCACTGAGAAATTACGCCGACCTCAACCCCTATTTAATTTCCACCTACGACCTGATTTTACGTAATCAGCAATTGGCAAAGCAGTTAGCACCCAAAATGGTCATTCAGGTAGGAGATATGCCTACCAGTAAAGAACTACGGACTTGGTTGAATACGACACAAGCCCAACGCTGGATAATTGACCCCAGTGACCAAAATCTTGACCCCCTCCACGGCAAAACCACACATTTACGAATCAGTGTCGAAACTTTAGATATCAGGGGAAGTGACAATCAAAATTCGCCATCGGAATATCTGCAAAATTGGTGTATTGCAGAAGCAAAAGTCAGGACTGCCGTTGACCAGACGATGACGACAATGGAGAATTTATTTGAAGGGAAAGCAGCTTGGTTGTTGTCTCAAACATTACCCCCAGTAACACCGTTTTTTATTGCCAATAGTATGCCTGTGCGAGATGTAGAGTATTTTTGGCGACCGAATAATTTAAGAGTACGGACATATTTTAACCGTGGTGCGAATGGGATTGATGGCACATTATCCACTGCGTTAGGAATTGCCCATCGTCAACAAAGCAGTGTGATGTTGACAGGAGATTTAGCATTATTACATGACACCAATGGTTTTTTAATCCGCAATAAATTTGTCGGTCATCTCACAATTATTTTAATTAATAACAACGGCGGCGGTATTTTTGAAATGTTACCTATCGCCAAATTCGACCCACCTTTTGAAGAATTTTTCGGCACACCCCAAGATATTAATTTTGCTCAATTGTGTGCTACATACAGTGTACAGCACGAATTAATTACTTCTTGGGAAGAGTTACAGGGAAAACTAAATTCGTTACCAACTCAAGGAATCAGAGTTTTAGAGGTGCAGACAAATCGGAAAGCTGATGCTAAATGGCGACAGGAAAATCTAGGAAAATTTGGGCGTTGCTGA
- a CDS encoding late competence development ComFB family protein: MSVMSIEKIVEQALQDGYLTPAMEAEVGRICDNASELSIEEYMALDRLMGALLTGEVVAVPRKQFINVMEELVLTEAIARVAEIEATSESSLDVGDIAAYALNRLPPLYATTEEGANYQRQRARAELQELISQQVGEAIGRNLDQPNIGDNRTPFLVKSNEVLRQVSSLLQVYAPSFEQK; encoded by the coding sequence ATGAGCGTTATGAGTATTGAAAAAATTGTAGAACAAGCTCTTCAGGATGGTTATCTCACACCAGCAATGGAAGCAGAAGTTGGGCGAATTTGTGATAACGCATCGGAACTCTCAATAGAAGAGTATATGGCCCTGGATCGATTAATGGGAGCTTTATTAACAGGTGAAGTAGTGGCGGTACCTCGCAAACAATTTATCAACGTCATGGAAGAATTGGTGTTGACAGAAGCGATCGCCCGTGTTGCCGAGATTGAAGCTACCAGCGAAAGTTCTCTTGATGTGGGTGATATCGCTGCCTATGCCCTCAACCGCCTGCCACCTTTATATGCCACAACAGAAGAAGGTGCTAACTACCAACGACAACGTGCCAGGGCCGAATTACAAGAGTTGATTTCTCAGCAAGTCGGCGAAGCAATCGGTCGCAACCTCGACCAACCCAACATCGGAGATAACAGAACACCATTTTTGGTAAAAAGCAATGAAGTGCTGCGTCAAGTTAGTAGCTTACTCCAAGTCTACGCCCCTAGCTTCGAGCAGAAATAA
- a CDS encoding anti-sigma factor, which yields MTTDSQFNDRSHSQLTGDLSAGMDQHTNESTGTTDMVKRDRFELLSAYLDGEVTATERRQVEEWLANDASVQCLYARLLKLRQGLRTLPVPDTAQSPEVTAQKVFSRLSRRSRLAWTFGGAAVAACFISVVSGLLPGSESRTPQLAQKPPAEIESPSAAKTSTTPTAPLMVAINNPVIEIPKAAVTTPESTIDFNQPELNNVQPDLN from the coding sequence ATGACTACTGATTCTCAGTTTAACGACCGTTCCCACTCACAACTTACTGGAGATTTGTCAGCAGGGATGGATCAACATACCAATGAATCAACGGGTACTACAGATATGGTGAAGCGCGATCGCTTCGAGTTATTAAGTGCATACCTCGATGGTGAGGTAACAGCTACAGAACGCAGGCAAGTAGAAGAATGGTTGGCTAATGATGCCTCTGTTCAATGCCTGTACGCTAGATTATTAAAACTGCGGCAAGGTTTACGGACTTTACCAGTTCCAGACACCGCACAATCACCAGAAGTCACAGCCCAAAAAGTCTTCTCTCGGTTGAGTCGTCGCTCACGCCTAGCCTGGACATTTGGTGGTGCGGCTGTTGCAGCTTGTTTTATTAGTGTAGTTTCGGGTTTGCTACCTGGAAGTGAATCTAGGACACCGCAACTGGCACAAAAACCCCCAGCAGAAATCGAATCTCCATCAGCCGCTAAAACATCTACTACCCCCACAGCACCCCTGATGGTGGCGATAAATAACCCAGTGATTGAAATTCCCAAAGCAGCAGTCACTACCCCAGAAAGCACTATTGACTTCAACCAGCCGGAACTGAACAACGTTCAGCCAGACTTGAATTAA